Proteins encoded together in one Chitinophaga lutea window:
- a CDS encoding SusC/RagA family TonB-linked outer membrane protein encodes MMRRLCAFLLLMGICSAVSAQQSIRGKVTSDDGSPLPGVTVRVQGTTTGTATNVEGNYTIVASPGQVLQFSFIGYTTRNITVGAQAVVNVSMIPDQTQLKETVISAYNMSKDPRSLGSSVQKVNGAEVAQTQRENFLNGLAGRIAGATVTGTSGLPGSSSQIVLRGAVSIGGNNQPLFVVDGVPYDNQTLNQEALISGQSVSFANRNSDYGNRAMDLNPEDIESITVLKGPEAAALYGSDGASGAILITTRKGKEGRASVTYDNNFRFEKVYRFPETQRVYSRGTNGVADPNATVNPFSFGAISAYFGPKYNTDTTTFYDNFNAFFKTGFQNRHSLNIDGGTDRYTYRLSSSWLKQDGTVPNTSFDRGNIRLSGTAKVSKIFDINSSFTYVTSTTKKGSKGAGSYFLTLLTWPADEDVRDYKNPDGTRKTLRGVAFNSEFDNPFWDVYKNSSQDHTERVTGNLTLNLNPLSWLSFSGIFGVDSYATDGFFTTNPQSRYGFASNGFYSGDDVLTKNLSGVLRGSARKTWGKFGHVLNLGFAFDDNTTKINAFKGERFYEPNFVSINNTDPLSRDAKLTYSNIRKTRFFGNYEFNYNSILYLSFAGSREGHSAFMSRFVDKNPFFNYGAASLSFIFSDLQVFKNWTPLSYGKARLSYATTGKAPYTPYIIDYTMQSQITTGGGYAYGFTGNNFGLQPEITRNFEFGGELRFFKNRIGIDVARYSLKSRDQILGARVSYGTGFVIKYLNGGLVENRGIEIQLSGKPVQSKNFNWDVLVNFDRNVGEILEMPADLPTYYDSDTWVFGNARSQAYKGAFTGNISGFSLRRNRSGQMLISPTTGLPLSSGDFVIIGDRQPDFKVGLINNFYYKDFSLSFNLDFRKGGDVFNGNEYYLYLCGLSNRTLDREQTIVYKGVLADGLEESGKPTPNNIAITPYYRSDYFGTTVATEADFIEEVNWMRLRDITLMYNLPKTLLRKQNVVKSASVFVTGTDVFMITNYSGADPSVNTNTAANRGYGGAGIDFGSLANPRGINFGMKVQF; translated from the coding sequence ATGATGAGACGTCTATGCGCGTTCCTTTTACTCATGGGAATCTGCAGCGCTGTTTCGGCGCAACAAAGCATCCGGGGAAAGGTTACTTCCGACGACGGAAGCCCCTTGCCGGGCGTTACCGTGCGCGTGCAGGGTACCACTACCGGCACCGCCACTAATGTGGAAGGTAACTACACCATCGTGGCCTCTCCCGGCCAGGTATTGCAGTTCAGTTTCATCGGTTATACCACCCGCAACATCACTGTGGGCGCGCAGGCCGTTGTGAATGTGTCCATGATCCCTGACCAGACGCAACTGAAGGAAACCGTGATCTCCGCTTACAACATGTCGAAAGACCCGCGTTCGCTGGGCTCTTCGGTGCAGAAGGTCAACGGCGCCGAGGTAGCGCAAACACAGCGCGAGAACTTCCTCAACGGGCTTGCCGGCCGCATTGCGGGGGCTACCGTTACAGGCACTTCGGGCCTGCCGGGCTCGTCGTCGCAGATCGTGCTGCGCGGCGCGGTATCCATCGGGGGCAACAACCAGCCGCTGTTCGTGGTAGACGGCGTGCCGTACGACAACCAGACGCTCAACCAGGAAGCGCTCATCAGCGGGCAGTCCGTTTCGTTCGCCAACCGTAACTCCGATTACGGCAACCGCGCCATGGACCTGAACCCTGAAGACATTGAAAGCATCACCGTACTGAAAGGCCCAGAAGCCGCTGCGCTGTATGGGTCGGACGGTGCTTCCGGCGCCATCCTCATCACTACCCGCAAAGGGAAGGAAGGAAGGGCGTCCGTTACGTACGACAATAACTTCCGCTTCGAAAAAGTATACCGCTTCCCGGAAACGCAGCGCGTATACAGCCGCGGCACCAACGGTGTAGCCGACCCCAACGCTACTGTAAACCCGTTTTCGTTCGGCGCCATTTCTGCTTATTTCGGCCCGAAGTATAATACAGACACCACCACGTTCTACGATAATTTCAACGCCTTCTTCAAAACCGGTTTCCAGAACCGCCACAGCCTCAACATCGACGGCGGTACCGACCGGTACACCTACCGCCTGTCCAGCAGCTGGCTGAAGCAGGACGGTACCGTGCCCAACACCAGCTTCGACCGCGGCAATATCCGCCTCTCCGGCACGGCCAAAGTGAGCAAGATATTCGACATCAACTCCAGCTTCACCTATGTGACCTCCACCACTAAAAAAGGCTCAAAAGGCGCAGGCAGTTATTTCCTGACCCTGCTGACCTGGCCGGCGGACGAAGACGTGCGCGACTACAAGAATCCTGACGGCACCCGTAAAACCTTGCGTGGCGTGGCTTTTAACAGCGAATTCGACAACCCCTTCTGGGATGTGTATAAAAACTCCTCGCAGGATCATACGGAAAGAGTGACCGGCAACCTCACCCTGAACCTTAACCCGCTTTCCTGGCTGAGCTTCAGTGGCATCTTCGGTGTGGATTCCTATGCCACCGATGGTTTCTTCACCACCAACCCGCAGTCCCGCTACGGGTTTGCTTCCAACGGTTTTTATTCCGGCGATGATGTGCTGACCAAAAACCTCAGCGGCGTATTGAGGGGCTCGGCCCGCAAAACCTGGGGCAAGTTCGGCCATGTGCTGAACCTCGGTTTTGCGTTCGACGATAACACCACAAAGATCAACGCATTCAAGGGGGAACGTTTTTATGAACCGAATTTCGTGTCGATCAACAACACCGACCCGCTTTCCCGCGATGCGAAGCTGACCTATTCCAATATCCGGAAAACGCGCTTTTTCGGGAATTACGAATTCAATTACAACAGCATCCTGTACCTCTCGTTCGCCGGCAGCCGCGAAGGCCACTCCGCATTCATGAGCCGGTTTGTGGACAAAAACCCGTTCTTCAATTACGGCGCTGCTTCGCTGAGTTTCATTTTCTCCGATTTGCAGGTATTCAAGAACTGGACGCCGCTTTCCTACGGTAAAGCCCGCCTGTCTTACGCCACTACGGGTAAAGCGCCTTACACGCCTTACATCATCGACTATACGATGCAGTCGCAGATCACTACCGGCGGCGGTTACGCCTACGGCTTCACGGGCAACAACTTCGGCCTGCAGCCGGAAATTACCCGCAACTTCGAATTCGGCGGCGAACTACGTTTCTTCAAAAACCGTATCGGGATCGATGTGGCCCGTTATTCGCTCAAAAGCCGCGACCAGATCCTGGGCGCCAGGGTGAGTTACGGCACCGGTTTCGTGATCAAATACCTCAATGGCGGACTCGTGGAAAACCGCGGCATAGAAATCCAATTGTCCGGCAAGCCCGTACAAAGCAAGAATTTCAACTGGGACGTGCTCGTGAACTTCGACCGCAACGTGGGTGAAATCCTCGAAATGCCGGCCGATCTGCCCACGTACTACGACTCGGATACCTGGGTATTCGGCAATGCCCGTTCCCAGGCCTACAAAGGCGCATTTACAGGCAACATCTCCGGGTTCTCCCTCCGCCGCAACCGCAGCGGACAGATGCTGATCAGTCCTACCACCGGCCTGCCCCTTTCCAGCGGCGATTTTGTGATCATCGGCGACCGCCAGCCCGATTTTAAAGTGGGGCTCATCAACAACTTCTACTACAAGGATTTCAGTCTCAGTTTTAACCTCGACTTCAGAAAAGGCGGCGATGTGTTTAACGGGAACGAATATTATCTCTATCTCTGCGGCCTCAGCAACCGTACGCTCGACAGGGAACAGACCATCGTGTACAAAGGTGTGCTGGCAGACGGGCTCGAAGAATCCGGCAAACCCACCCCCAATAATATCGCCATTACACCGTATTACCGTTCCGATTACTTCGGCACCACGGTGGCCACCGAAGCGGATTTCATAGAAGAGGTGAACTGGATGCGGCTGCGCGATATCACCCTGATGTACAACCTGCCGAAAACACTGCTCCGCAAACAAAACGTGGTGAAAAGCGCATCCGTGTTCGTAACGGGAACAGATGTATTTATGATCACCAACTACAGCGGTGCGGATCCCAGCGTGAATACGAATACCGCTGCCAACAGAGGTTACGGCGGTGCGGGCATCGACTTCGGTTCGCTCGCCAATCCGCGGGGCATCAACTTCGGGATGAAAGTGCAATTCTGA
- a CDS encoding SusD/RagB family nutrient-binding outer membrane lipoprotein has translation MRKHTIIFIIFGLLTITAGCKKWLDVNSDPDTPQNPDPSSVFPTQLAGIPRGIQFDARYIGRYIQNWNTDLSTRTADVNWDQMGYTGSSDTNGDIWRQVYFGLGQNLNYIIDVGRAKGQWDYVGAAYALKAYMFQICTDQHGEIIFTEAFKENTAIFRFDGQDTVYQGVRNYCDSALLYLQRTDLNPSSNKLSRGDFVYGGNTARWIRFVYAILAHNYNHLSNKSFYDPNKVIEFCDKSFQSIDDDFLIPFDASKNDDSNFFGPYRNNLTNFRQSNFIVQLMDGTLLAGARSYVNRDPRIRHMLSVSQDTTNGNGGYRGVSPGAGDPNFSTTDSLRKRQRVAAPFGDSLYDNPSSNVFTPNAGKYLFRDKAVSPVMTYAEILFIKAEAAYRKKDYATALDAYTKGINAHFDFINRGTMPRGNDKLYKGDPISVQQRNEYLGGANVKRSAATLTLRDIMMQKYIALWGWGFVETWADLRRFAYNQVPDERTGQPVYQGFTLPATISADNQGKLVYRARPRFNSEYVWNRDELSRIGALAGDYHTKPVWFILP, from the coding sequence ATGAGAAAACACACCATTATCTTCATCATATTCGGGTTACTGACCATCACGGCCGGCTGTAAAAAATGGCTGGATGTGAACAGCGACCCCGACACGCCACAGAACCCGGATCCTTCATCGGTTTTCCCGACCCAGCTGGCCGGCATTCCGAGAGGCATACAATTCGACGCGCGTTATATCGGCCGTTATATCCAGAACTGGAATACAGACCTCAGCACGCGCACGGCAGACGTTAACTGGGACCAGATGGGTTATACCGGCAGCAGCGACACCAACGGCGACATCTGGCGGCAGGTATATTTCGGGCTGGGACAAAACCTGAACTATATCATCGACGTGGGCCGAGCCAAAGGCCAGTGGGATTACGTGGGGGCCGCCTACGCCCTGAAAGCGTATATGTTCCAGATCTGTACCGACCAGCATGGGGAGATCATCTTCACAGAAGCATTTAAGGAAAACACGGCGATCTTCCGGTTCGACGGGCAGGATACCGTGTACCAGGGCGTGCGCAACTACTGCGATTCCGCGTTGCTGTACCTGCAGCGCACGGATCTGAACCCGTCTTCCAACAAGCTTTCACGCGGCGACTTTGTCTACGGCGGCAATACCGCCAGGTGGATCCGCTTTGTGTATGCGATACTCGCCCACAACTACAACCACCTGTCCAACAAGAGTTTTTATGACCCGAACAAGGTGATCGAATTCTGTGATAAATCTTTCCAGTCAATCGACGATGATTTCCTCATTCCCTTCGACGCATCCAAGAACGACGACTCCAATTTCTTCGGGCCGTACCGTAACAACCTGACAAACTTCAGGCAGAGCAATTTTATAGTACAGCTGATGGATGGCACATTGCTGGCCGGCGCCAGATCTTACGTGAACCGCGACCCGCGCATCCGTCACATGCTGTCTGTTTCGCAGGATACCACCAACGGTAATGGCGGTTACCGCGGTGTATCACCCGGCGCAGGCGACCCTAATTTTTCCACCACCGATTCCCTCCGTAAGCGGCAAAGGGTGGCGGCGCCGTTTGGCGACAGCCTGTACGACAATCCCAGCTCCAACGTGTTTACTCCCAATGCGGGCAAATACCTGTTCAGGGATAAAGCCGTGTCACCCGTGATGACGTATGCCGAAATACTGTTCATTAAAGCGGAGGCGGCCTACCGGAAAAAAGACTATGCCACCGCGCTCGACGCATATACCAAGGGCATCAATGCGCACTTTGATTTCATCAACCGGGGCACCATGCCGCGCGGCAACGATAAACTGTACAAGGGCGATCCGATTTCCGTACAGCAGCGCAATGAGTACCTCGGCGGCGCGAATGTGAAGAGAAGCGCCGCTACCCTTACACTGCGGGATATTATGATGCAAAAGTACATCGCGCTGTGGGGCTGGGGATTCGTGGAAACCTGGGCCGACCTCCGGCGGTTTGCCTATAACCAGGTGCCCGACGAACGTACCGGGCAACCGGTGTACCAGGGTTTCACCCTGCCTGCCACCATTTCCGCCGACAACCAGGGCAAGCTCGTGTACCGTGCGCGCCCGCGTTTTAACTCGGAGTATGTGTGGAACAGGGATGAACTGAGCCGTATCGGCGCACTCGCGGGCGATTACCATACCAAACCCGTCTGGTTTATTTTACCCTAA